The genomic stretch ATTCATTCGATATAAACAGCGATACCGTCACCTGCAATGCTTCCGATGTCTTGAAATACAAACAAGGTATTTGCTATGCAAAATCACATCTACTAGCTGCTATCTTACGATATTTAGGAATCCCCACGGGACTTTGCTATCAAAAGCTTATTGTAGATGACACTGATAAACCGTGGTTCAGCTTACATGGTTTGAACGCAATTTATTTGAAAAGTTTAAATAAATGGATTAGAGTAGATGCCCGTGGTAATAAAGAAGGAGTAACAGCAGAATTTAGTATTGATACAGAAATGCTTGCATATCCTGTGAGGGAAGAACTAGGCGAAAGAGATTACCCAACTATTTATGCCAAAGCAAATACAAATGTTATTAAATCTCTAAAGAGTAGTAATAACCGCGAAGATTTAATTAAAAATTTGCCTCTTGAATTATAATTATACCTATTAATTTTAGGTTGGTTTGAGCGGTAGCGAAACCCAACGCCCACAAGTATTTTTTAGGTAAGGTTCCTCAACTAAACCTACCCTAACTTGTTTGTAAAAGAGGCTAATCGTACCCTTACCAGCAAGTCATTTAGCGCAGGCTTGGCAGAAGGTGATTCCGGTAGGGTACTGCTTTGACTCGCCTTGTCTAATTCACCTAACAATCTTTCATATTCGCTCAGATGAAATGCCATATCAGCATCTTCCAAAACAGATTTTTCTGCTCCTGCTAACTTCCGCTCAATCAAGTCAGGAATGTAAGGCAATTTGAATAATTCATTCAACTGCACTAAATTGGCTTCGATTATACCCGTTTGCATCAGATGAATGCCAGTTAATAACACTCGATAAACATAAAGCAGGGGTTTAACTCGCCGCCGTTCTTCTTTGGCAAAAAGTTTCCATTGTGTCTGAGCAAAGCCTAAATAATGATGGCTATGATGGCGACTGATGCAGCCTTTGGCAATGTCTTTCAATTCCTCGTGTTCTGGCGTAGTGTACAGGATTAAAGGCGAATATAGCTGTTCTAAAACATAGCCATTTTTTTTGAGTAATAGCGAAAAGAACTTTTTCACATCGTGAGTTACCAGGTCAATTTCTAGATTGTCGCGTAATTCTGAGACTTCAATAGTTTCCCGTCCAGTATCTAAGCCAACAACCTCTGATACTGGCAGAATGTGCGAACCGCGTAAGTCGTAATCAGAATCAGGCGACGGGAAACCATAGAGATGTGCGCCGCTGATTGTGGCAAATAAAAGCGGGTAGGGTTGGTCAGAAATTACCGGGAGTAGTTGCTGGATTGTCGCCATAATTTATTTGAAGGGTAAGCATAGCCTCCCACCTTACGTCTGGTAACGAGAAAACTACTCAGGAACCAAGTTTCTCTGCTTTGCAATAAAGTTTCATCGGCGCTTCGCTGAAGTATTTAAACAAAGCCGGACATAGCCATCCTTCCATGTTATTCGACTCCCAGCGATACCAGTTGCCATTATATTCTTGTCTCAAAAAAGTTAATTCTGCTTGATATCCGGGGAAAGGGTTTCCAGAAAACAAAAGTTTGAAACCTTTCTCAGCATTGGGAATGTCTTTAACGAGCATATCAATCATTTCCGGAATGCCACTGACAAATGGCTCCCGTACAAGTCCAACTCGCTCATCATCAAATACCCAAGTGTACTCACGATAGGGGAAAATCACCATCATTGCATTAGACATTAAATTAATCTCCTTTCAAATTCCTCTCGAAATTCTTTGTCTTTTTAGGGTTTAAAATCTAAACCATGCTTCTACGCGCCTTGATTAAAAAAGCATTAGCTTTTTCATAATCTGGACGTTCTGGCAGAGATGTCACGGCAAAAGCATCATCAAACTGCTTGTGCAAGCTTAAACGCCAAGCGTTGACTTCTTCCCAAGGAACTTCACCATAGCGAATAGACATCAACTGTTGCCGATGTTCTTCGACGTGCACCGGGACAAAACCTTCTTTCAGCACCTCGATACCGGATAACAAGAGGCGAATTAGGTGCATGGCGTGTTTCCATTTGATGTCGCCTTTGGTGCGGATGTCTTGTTCAAGTTTTTTGAACTGAGACATCACATATCCGTTATATGTCTGATAAACTAACTGAGAGAGAAAAATAGACCGAATTGCCAGTAATTCCTCAACCAGGGGCATCGCCTTTTCTACCAGTGGGGTGTATAGGCACTCTAAGACGTTCGGGTTTGCTTTGAGTGCGAGTGTCAGAAATTTCTGGAGTTCCCAGTAGCATTCCTCGGTGTCTTTGTTGTCCAACTGCTCCGGGAGACCGTAGAGCGACCAGTGCATATCGGCTGGTGGTAAGTATATGCCACGTCGGTCAATGTCGGAGTTGGCATCATCTAGACCGTAAGCTTTAGAACCGACGATACAGCGGTAAATTACATAATCGTAAAGGTCGAAATCAGATAAGTAGGCTGCTGGTTGCAAACCTTCTTTTTGCCAGTCTTTACGGATGGTCAGTTCACTTCGGCGCAGGGATGCAACGCTTCCATCGGGAAACTCGACGCGATAGGCGTGGGAGTTGTCTTGAGGGGATTTAATGATAACGCCGACACTGCCGCGAGTATGCACCGCCTCATCTTGAATATCGACGCGAGTTACTACCTGTGTTCCGACTGGCAAAATTAAGTTGGGATTCATGGGATTGGGGATTGGGGATTGGGGATTGGGGATTGGGAATTGGGAATTGGGGAATTGGAATGGGGAAGAGGAAAAAGTCCCTAGTCCCTAGTCCCTAGTCCCTAGTCCCTAGTCCCCTTCCCCTCCTATTGCCTTTTTTTGCTGCCGTAGCCTAAGAGGACGTGCCTACAATGATTAAGGATTGTAAAAAAGCTGGGAGCGATCGCTTTCTCTATGTGCCGTATACTAGGCTACCTTGGCGCACCGATTATCTTGGACTACCTTTTGTCCAAACCAGAACACTCGCTGATTGTTCAAAGCTACCAACCTCGCGAGATGACCTCTGGCGTTGTCAGTGCTGATGGCTATGGGATTGGCTGGTTTCACCCACAACGCGAGACAGAACCTTTTGTTTACAAAAATTTGCTGCCCATTTGGGATGATATCAATCTCACCAACCTCGGTAGATATATTGAGTCAGGTTGTGTAATGGGTAACGTTCGCAGTGCTACTACTGGTCAGTCAGTGGATTTGAGTAACTGCCAACCGTTTCGAGGGGAGAATCTTTTATTTACTCATAACGGTTTCATCAAAGACTTTCGCAAGACGCTATACAGACCGATTAGGGATCAATTGAGCGATCGCATCTACCAATCTATCGATGGTACAACCGATTCTGAACATATGTTCGCTCTACTGCTCAATCACTTGGCATCTACCCCTGGTATGACTTTGGAACAAGCAGTTTACAAAACCTTGACCACCATCA from Funiculus sociatus GB2-C1 encodes the following:
- a CDS encoding DUF6717 family protein is translated as MSNAMMVIFPYREYTWVFDDERVGLVREPFVSGIPEMIDMLVKDIPNAEKGFKLLFSGNPFPGYQAELTFLRQEYNGNWYRWESNNMEGWLCPALFKYFSEAPMKLYCKAEKLGS
- the egtC gene encoding ergothioneine biosynthesis protein EgtC produces the protein MCRILGYLGAPIILDYLLSKPEHSLIVQSYQPREMTSGVVSADGYGIGWFHPQRETEPFVYKNLLPIWDDINLTNLGRYIESGCVMGNVRSATTGQSVDLSNCQPFRGENLLFTHNGFIKDFRKTLYRPIRDQLSDRIYQSIDGTTDSEHMFALLLNHLASTPGMTLEQAVYKTLTTITELAKAHQTSVSANIIVSDGHRMVATRYATTSPAPSLYWLRDDPIFPKAVVIASEPLFTSNWIRFPENSILSVGEDLEVQIDQFL
- a CDS encoding transglutaminase-like domain-containing protein codes for the protein MVDLPNKIIINPMKLIPEVNNLKEYLAPSEVIDYNIESIQNIAKKLSANIDENDDIPLAKTIYEYVRDEISHSFDINSDTVTCNASDVLKYKQGICYAKSHLLAAILRYLGIPTGLCYQKLIVDDTDKPWFSLHGLNAIYLKSLNKWIRVDARGNKEGVTAEFSIDTEMLAYPVREELGERDYPTIYAKANTNVIKSLKSSNNREDLIKNLPLEL
- a CDS encoding nucleotidyltransferase domain-containing protein, which gives rise to MNPNLILPVGTQVVTRVDIQDEAVHTRGSVGVIIKSPQDNSHAYRVEFPDGSVASLRRSELTIRKDWQKEGLQPAAYLSDFDLYDYVIYRCIVGSKAYGLDDANSDIDRRGIYLPPADMHWSLYGLPEQLDNKDTEECYWELQKFLTLALKANPNVLECLYTPLVEKAMPLVEELLAIRSIFLSQLVYQTYNGYVMSQFKKLEQDIRTKGDIKWKHAMHLIRLLLSGIEVLKEGFVPVHVEEHRQQLMSIRYGEVPWEEVNAWRLSLHKQFDDAFAVTSLPERPDYEKANAFLIKARRSMV
- a CDS encoding nucleotidyltransferase domain-containing protein yields the protein MATIQQLLPVISDQPYPLLFATISGAHLYGFPSPDSDYDLRGSHILPVSEVVGLDTGRETIEVSELRDNLEIDLVTHDVKKFFSLLLKKNGYVLEQLYSPLILYTTPEHEELKDIAKGCISRHHSHHYLGFAQTQWKLFAKEERRRVKPLLYVYRVLLTGIHLMQTGIIEANLVQLNELFKLPYIPDLIERKLAGAEKSVLEDADMAFHLSEYERLLGELDKASQSSTLPESPSAKPALNDLLVRVRLASFTNKLG